One region of Prosthecobacter debontii genomic DNA includes:
- the vccD gene encoding Verru_Chthon cassette protein D codes for MIMKVPSIKPSRPAFTLVEMLTVVGIISLLIGLVAPALVDVIRATRLNSSGDALVSRISLAQQSAASLSAEVELRIYKYADSTSDRPSDNSYYAYQVVQNLADGTEKAISDPYYLESGVIISPQEELSPLLKTTNQQLAGREGRNVFTPPGSSTADDVSYASLRFYPDGSMRVLNSSLNANADVTTVAMAYTVPEYDKSFFTMVESRDGQSTQAPKNFYCIQIDSYTGRTRVYRP; via the coding sequence ATGATTATGAAGGTTCCTTCAATTAAGCCCTCGAGGCCAGCATTCACACTTGTGGAAATGCTCACCGTCGTGGGTATTATTTCACTCTTGATTGGCTTGGTGGCCCCAGCTTTGGTGGATGTGATTCGTGCCACACGGTTAAATTCTTCAGGAGACGCCCTGGTGAGTCGTATCAGTTTAGCGCAGCAAAGTGCAGCTTCACTGTCTGCGGAGGTGGAACTACGCATCTACAAGTATGCCGACTCAACCTCAGATCGCCCATCGGATAATTCTTATTATGCGTATCAAGTGGTGCAAAACCTTGCTGATGGTACCGAGAAGGCGATTTCTGATCCCTATTATCTCGAGTCGGGTGTGATCATTTCACCACAGGAAGAACTGTCGCCTTTGTTGAAAACGACCAATCAGCAACTGGCAGGACGAGAAGGGCGTAACGTCTTTACACCGCCCGGTTCGTCGACGGCGGATGACGTCAGCTACGCTTCGCTGCGATTTTATCCCGATGGTAGCATGCGAGTGCTTAACTCGTCGCTTAACGCAAATGCTGATGTGACTACCGTCGCGATGGCTTACACGGTGCCTGAGTATGATAAAAGTTTTTTTACCATGGTCGAGTCGAGAGACGGCCAGAGCACGCAGGCACCCAAGAACTTTTATTGCATCCAGATCGACTCCTACACAGGCCGCACCCGTGTTTATCGTCCTTGA
- a CDS encoding dienelactone hydrolase family protein, with amino-acid sequence MTLREPEIVILSTPTGPMRALVLRPAGEGKFPGLLFHSEIFQLTAPIVRTAAFLAGHGFIVALPEIYHEYLESGTVLAYDQAGSDVGNRLKIEKPVVAYDGDNRAVLDYLKSHESCTGALGSFGPCIGGHLTYRAALQPDVAAAACFYPTDLHKRSLGAGMNDDSLARAADIQGELMLVFGRQDPHVPAEGRAMIYQTLTAAGVNFTWHEFNAAHAFLRDEGLRYDPELARQALGMTVDFFRRCLGGQ; translated from the coding sequence ATGACCCTCCGCGAACCTGAAATTGTTATTCTCTCCACGCCGACCGGTCCAATGCGCGCGCTGGTGCTGCGGCCTGCGGGGGAGGGGAAGTTTCCGGGGCTCCTGTTTCACTCGGAGATCTTTCAACTGACAGCCCCCATCGTACGCACGGCGGCGTTTCTGGCGGGGCACGGGTTCATCGTGGCGCTCCCGGAGATCTACCACGAGTATCTGGAGTCAGGCACCGTATTGGCGTATGACCAAGCGGGCTCCGATGTCGGTAACCGACTGAAGATTGAGAAACCAGTGGTGGCTTATGATGGCGATAACCGGGCGGTGCTGGATTACCTGAAAAGCCATGAGTCGTGTACAGGTGCCCTGGGTTCTTTTGGTCCCTGCATCGGCGGGCATTTGACGTATCGCGCGGCCCTACAGCCGGATGTGGCGGCGGCAGCATGCTTTTATCCGACGGATCTGCACAAGCGCAGTCTGGGCGCTGGCATGAATGACGACTCTCTGGCCCGTGCGGCGGACATCCAAGGCGAGCTGATGCTGGTCTTTGGGCGCCAAGATCCCCATGTGCCTGCGGAAGGGAGGGCGATGATCTATCAAACGCTGACGGCGGCTGGTGTGAACTTCACTTGGCATGAATTCAATGCCGCTCACGCTTTCCTCCGCGATGAGGGCCTGCGTTATGATCCTGAATTGGCCCGTCAAGCACTCGGTATGACGGTGGATTTCTTCCGGCGGTGCTTGGGCGGCCAATAA
- a CDS encoding DEAD/DEAH box helicase, which produces MEKTFAELGLSPELMKAIEAQGFEQPSPIQAQAIPVALTGRDVVGQSQTGSGKTLAFGLPAVDRIDPLNRSTQVLIMCPTRELAMQVCAEIHKVASFKEGVRATPIYGGSSYDRQIRALQMGSQIVVGTPGRILDFADRGTLRLDALKTLVFDEADEMLDMGFADEIERLMQIVPKERQTIFFSATFDPRIRRLIDRYTNNPATITIEQKAMTVPTIEQRYYEVQGRSKTEVLCRVLDMDSPRLTIVFANTKKAVDDVTDSLVGRGYAADRLHGDLNQIMRERVMRNFRNGTLEVLVATDVAARGLDVNDVDLIVNYELPYDTEDYVHRIGRTGRAGRKGTAVSLVAGREIYLMQRIQRFTNAKVTRTKVPSQEELEATRVDQSFEKLKATLEGGEYAKHEHTVQRLLDAGFDPTDIMSALLDLWMKEFSREGEQIVEDRAQPRKQAPQREFVPREQNVVEGQAAAAAPAADGAVPAPAPAASPAPAPRERDEYQDEGPRRQDAGPAPRDDFGPAPMRSRSFVQKGPRSGMVRLFINVGGMDNARPGDIAGMIYNTAKIPSGSLGTIDIFEKCSYIEVPEDHVETVMTTVTGTNYRGRDVRMDMADRQDSGAPRRSSFGPRGFGSKPGGFGGKGGGFGGGKPGGFRKPGGFGGGGDRDRGGDRPYGRKPYGGGGGGGGFKPRRWED; this is translated from the coding sequence ATGGAAAAAACATTCGCCGAGCTCGGTCTTTCGCCCGAGCTGATGAAAGCTATCGAGGCCCAGGGCTTCGAACAACCCTCCCCGATTCAAGCTCAAGCCATCCCGGTGGCCCTCACTGGACGTGACGTCGTCGGTCAGAGCCAGACAGGCTCCGGCAAGACACTCGCCTTCGGTCTGCCTGCCGTGGACCGCATCGATCCCCTCAACCGCAGCACGCAGGTGCTGATCATGTGCCCGACCCGTGAGCTGGCCATGCAGGTCTGCGCGGAGATCCACAAGGTCGCCTCCTTTAAAGAAGGTGTGCGCGCCACGCCGATCTATGGTGGCTCCTCTTATGATCGCCAGATCCGCGCCCTGCAGATGGGCTCCCAGATCGTCGTCGGCACGCCCGGCCGTATCCTGGACTTTGCCGACCGCGGCACGCTGCGCCTGGACGCGCTGAAGACCCTGGTCTTTGACGAAGCGGATGAGATGCTGGACATGGGCTTTGCCGACGAGATCGAGCGTCTCATGCAGATCGTTCCCAAAGAGCGCCAGACGATCTTCTTCTCCGCCACCTTTGATCCGCGCATCCGCCGCCTCATTGATCGTTATACCAACAACCCGGCCACGATCACCATCGAGCAAAAGGCCATGACGGTGCCGACCATCGAGCAGCGTTATTACGAAGTTCAGGGCCGCAGCAAGACCGAGGTGCTCTGCCGTGTGCTGGATATGGATTCCCCACGCCTAACCATCGTCTTCGCCAATACGAAGAAGGCTGTTGATGACGTGACAGACTCCTTGGTAGGCCGCGGTTATGCCGCTGACCGCCTGCACGGAGACTTGAACCAGATCATGCGTGAGCGTGTGATGCGCAATTTCCGTAACGGCACGCTGGAAGTGCTGGTGGCTACCGACGTGGCTGCTCGCGGTCTGGACGTGAACGATGTGGACCTCATCGTGAACTACGAGCTTCCTTATGACACGGAAGACTACGTGCACCGCATCGGCCGCACCGGGCGTGCCGGACGGAAAGGCACCGCTGTCAGCTTGGTGGCAGGTCGTGAGATCTACCTCATGCAGCGCATCCAGCGCTTCACGAATGCCAAGGTTACCCGCACCAAGGTGCCATCTCAGGAAGAGCTGGAAGCCACCCGTGTGGACCAGAGCTTTGAAAAATTGAAGGCCACTCTCGAAGGTGGTGAATACGCCAAGCATGAGCACACCGTGCAGCGCCTTCTGGACGCCGGGTTTGACCCGACGGACATCATGAGCGCCCTGCTGGATCTGTGGATGAAAGAGTTCTCCCGTGAGGGTGAGCAGATCGTCGAGGATCGCGCTCAGCCGAGAAAACAGGCTCCTCAGCGTGAATTCGTTCCTCGCGAACAAAACGTAGTGGAAGGCCAAGCCGCCGCGGCGGCACCGGCGGCGGATGGTGCAGTTCCAGCCCCCGCTCCTGCAGCCTCACCAGCGCCAGCCCCGCGTGAGCGCGACGAGTATCAGGACGAAGGTCCACGTCGCCAGGATGCGGGTCCGGCTCCTCGTGATGACTTCGGCCCAGCTCCGATGCGCTCCCGCTCCTTTGTGCAGAAGGGCCCACGCTCCGGCATGGTGCGTCTGTTCATCAACGTCGGCGGTATGGACAATGCTCGTCCAGGCGACATCGCCGGAATGATCTACAACACCGCAAAGATCCCAAGTGGCAGTCTGGGCACGATCGATATCTTCGAGAAGTGCAGCTACATCGAGGTGCCTGAAGATCATGTGGAAACTGTGATGACGACCGTCACTGGCACCAATTATCGTGGCCGTGATGTGCGTATGGACATGGCAGATCGCCAAGACAGCGGTGCTCCTCGTCGCAGCAGCTTTGGCCCTCGCGGTTTCGGCAGTAAGCCCGGTGGCTTTGGCGGTAAAGGTGGTGGATTCGGTGGCGGTAAGCCCGGCGGATTCCGCAAACCTGGTGGATTCGGTGGTGGTGGAGATCGCGACCGCGGTGGTGATCGTCCCTATGGCCGTAAGCCTTACGGCGGCGGTGGTGGTGGCGGCGGCTTCAAGCCACGTCGTTGGGAAGACTGA
- the vccC gene encoding Verru_Chthon cassette protein C, with translation MKHCYKTNGKQNLFQRSAFTLVEIMVSMTVLVVLLLISAQVIGTVQSTWTASSARVGQFREARIAFDIITRNLSQATLNAYIDYDQSYLTATTNAGSGAVAPSKYLRKSDLRFVSDLASTLVPNAGSASIAPGHAVFFQAPLGIAHDPQYVGLDRLLCGRGYFVQYTSDDFFRPSILPPGVPRYRYRLMEFSPPAEKNTVYDDDKNKWIKDAGIQIEDQEVPTNRGLTRPIADNIVGMAILPMIEANAQGRSSGAIFEPQLSYDSLLGATASSQGNQHRLPPLVKVILVAIDERSADRLSQMGDGSTPPFGTDISDALTGSTMSTDVNAALEEVAEALRKKRVNYRVFSATVALRGAKWSS, from the coding sequence ATGAAACATTGTTATAAAACAAATGGTAAGCAAAACCTCTTTCAGAGGTCTGCGTTTACCTTGGTGGAGATCATGGTTTCGATGACCGTCTTGGTCGTCCTGCTACTCATCAGCGCGCAAGTGATTGGCACCGTACAAAGCACTTGGACAGCCTCCAGTGCTCGAGTCGGACAATTCCGTGAGGCGCGTATTGCGTTTGATATCATCACTCGGAATCTAAGCCAAGCGACCCTCAATGCTTACATCGACTACGATCAGAGTTACCTGACGGCGACCACCAATGCTGGCAGTGGTGCGGTCGCCCCCAGCAAGTATCTGCGCAAATCCGACCTGCGTTTTGTTTCAGATTTGGCCTCTACCCTGGTCCCAAATGCTGGATCTGCTTCAATTGCACCAGGACATGCGGTATTTTTTCAAGCTCCTCTCGGTATTGCTCACGACCCTCAATACGTGGGGTTAGACCGTTTACTCTGCGGGCGTGGTTACTTTGTCCAATACACCTCGGACGATTTTTTCCGCCCATCTATCTTGCCTCCAGGCGTTCCACGCTATCGGTATCGGTTGATGGAGTTTTCACCTCCGGCCGAAAAGAATACTGTTTACGACGATGATAAAAATAAGTGGATTAAAGATGCGGGAATCCAGATTGAAGATCAGGAAGTGCCAACCAATCGCGGTTTGACGCGTCCGATTGCGGATAACATTGTTGGAATGGCCATCTTACCGATGATCGAAGCCAATGCTCAGGGCAGGTCTTCAGGCGCAATATTTGAACCACAACTCTCTTACGATTCATTGCTCGGGGCTACGGCTTCTAGCCAAGGCAATCAACATCGTTTGCCTCCATTGGTGAAGGTGATTCTCGTCGCTATCGATGAGCGCTCGGCAGATCGCCTCAGCCAGATGGGGGATGGTTCCACGCCCCCGTTTGGGACGGATATTTCGGATGCATTGACTGGTTCAACCATGTCCACTGATGTGAATGCTGCGCTCGAAGAGGTGGCTGAGGCTTTGCGTAAGAAACGCGTCAATTATCGAGTCTTTTCCGCCACTGTGGCTCTGCGGGGAGCAAAGTGGAGCAGCTAG
- the guaA gene encoding glutamine-hydrolyzing GMP synthase, whose product MTDHEVAVLDYGSQYSQLIVRRVRELGFVSHLYPPAELPNLKNPGAIILSGGPRSTSDVDAPDVDFDKLMSFGVPVLGVCYGMQLLNIKHGGTVKPGVTREYGPAKLVVTDHADLFKGISHESQVWMSHSDTCANLASTTQVIATNEDAVPVALKWTDRCWGIQFHPEVTHSHEGTGILKNFLAQCGDTLAKFDIIEFKDQMIARIKAEVGSREVICGVSGGVDSTVLAVLLARAGVKVRCIFIDTGLMRLNESAEVKELFAEVGVPIEQIDASTTFLGALKGVTDPEQKRRIIGTLFVDEFWKVADNVELLAQGTLYPDVIESATSGSIASKIKTHHNRVDRIMELKEQGKVLEPLAELFKDEVRALGASLGIPHRALWRHPFPGPGLAVRIPGEITPERILSTQQADAIFIGELRRSGWYEQVWQAYAALLPVKTVGVKGDERSYEQAISLRAVISEDAMTADWVELPYSVLRNASNKILNSVKGVNRVLYDISTKPPASIEWE is encoded by the coding sequence ATGACCGACCACGAAGTCGCCGTTCTTGACTACGGCTCCCAGTATTCCCAGCTCATCGTCCGCCGCGTTCGCGAACTGGGTTTTGTCTCGCACCTGTATCCGCCGGCTGAGCTTCCGAACTTGAAGAACCCCGGAGCCATCATCCTCTCTGGCGGCCCCCGCAGCACTTCGGATGTCGATGCCCCAGATGTGGACTTTGACAAACTCATGTCATTCGGTGTGCCGGTCCTGGGCGTGTGTTATGGGATGCAGCTTCTGAATATCAAACATGGCGGCACGGTGAAACCTGGTGTCACCCGGGAATACGGTCCTGCCAAGCTGGTCGTCACGGATCATGCCGATCTCTTTAAAGGCATCTCGCATGAATCCCAGGTTTGGATGAGCCACAGCGATACCTGTGCGAACCTCGCCTCCACGACTCAGGTCATAGCTACCAATGAAGACGCCGTCCCGGTTGCGCTGAAGTGGACGGATCGCTGCTGGGGCATCCAGTTCCACCCCGAGGTCACCCATTCCCATGAGGGCACGGGCATCCTGAAAAACTTCCTCGCCCAGTGTGGCGACACTCTCGCGAAGTTCGACATCATCGAGTTCAAAGACCAGATGATCGCCCGTATCAAGGCCGAGGTCGGCTCCCGCGAGGTCATCTGTGGCGTCTCCGGTGGGGTGGACTCCACCGTCCTCGCCGTGCTCTTGGCCCGTGCCGGTGTGAAGGTGCGCTGCATCTTCATCGACACCGGCCTCATGCGCCTCAATGAGTCCGCTGAGGTGAAGGAACTCTTCGCCGAAGTGGGGGTGCCGATCGAGCAGATCGATGCCAGCACCACCTTCCTGGGCGCTCTCAAAGGAGTCACCGATCCCGAGCAAAAGCGCCGCATCATCGGCACCCTGTTTGTGGATGAATTCTGGAAAGTCGCCGACAACGTCGAGCTCCTCGCTCAAGGTACCTTGTATCCCGACGTGATCGAGAGCGCCACCAGCGGCTCCATCGCCAGCAAGATCAAGACCCACCACAACCGCGTGGACCGGATCATGGAGCTCAAGGAGCAGGGCAAAGTCCTCGAACCTCTCGCCGAGCTCTTCAAAGACGAAGTCCGTGCCCTCGGCGCCAGCCTCGGCATCCCGCACCGCGCCCTCTGGCGTCACCCGTTCCCCGGCCCCGGCCTCGCCGTCCGCATCCCGGGCGAGATCACCCCCGAGCGCATCCTCTCCACCCAGCAGGCCGACGCCATCTTCATTGGCGAACTCCGCCGCTCCGGCTGGTATGAGCAGGTCTGGCAGGCCTACGCAGCCCTCCTCCCTGTAAAAACCGTCGGTGTCAAAGGCGACGAACGCAGCTACGAACAGGCCATCTCCCTCCGCGCTGTCATTAGCGAAGACGCCATGACCGCCGATTGGGTCGAGCTGCCGTATAGCGTCCTGCGCAATGCATCTAACAAGATCCTTAACAGCGTCAAAGGCGTCAATCGCGTCCTCTACGACATCAGCACCAAGCCCCCGGCGAGCATCGAGTGGGAGTGA
- the guaB gene encoding IMP dehydrogenase, with the protein MGDIPSLALSFDDVLVLPGLSQVLPGEVNLGTVFGNSIQLNIPVLSSAMDTVTEAELAIALAREGGLGVIHRNIPIDYQAEQVAKVKRSENTVIQTPHTVRPETTLGELQRLMHEKGVSGFPVIEPDGKLVGMVTSRDLWYIEDESTPVSTIMTPRERLATGTPQTSFDEALKILYTHRIEKLPLVDSNGKLAGLITKQDVVKRQMFTNAAKDANGQLRVGAAVGVGEDCADRGAALVAAGADALFIDAATGHTTRVADVIRRLRDRVGGNVPIVAGNVVTADGALHLVEAGASAVKVGVGPGSICTTRIISGVGMAQFTAVQEVAEVCRPRGVTVIADGGIRYSGDIVKALAGGADCVMLGSLLAGTAESPGNMVKWQGRTFKEYRGMGSLKAMRKGAGDRYGQNSSGKLVPEGVEARVPFKGPLADVVFQLMGGLRSGMGYVGANNLDELRANARFVRITAGGLKESHPHDVVITEEPVNYEPS; encoded by the coding sequence ATGGGCGATATTCCTTCCCTCGCATTAAGTTTTGACGACGTTTTGGTCCTGCCGGGACTCAGCCAGGTCCTGCCTGGTGAAGTAAATCTAGGCACTGTTTTTGGCAACAGCATCCAGTTGAATATTCCGGTCCTGTCCTCCGCTATGGACACGGTGACTGAGGCTGAGTTGGCCATCGCTCTGGCCCGTGAAGGTGGTCTAGGCGTGATTCATCGCAACATCCCGATTGATTATCAGGCTGAGCAGGTGGCGAAGGTGAAGCGGTCGGAAAACACGGTGATCCAGACTCCCCACACCGTTCGCCCAGAGACAACTTTGGGTGAGCTGCAGCGCCTCATGCACGAGAAGGGTGTCAGCGGTTTCCCGGTCATCGAGCCGGATGGCAAACTGGTCGGCATGGTCACCAGCCGCGACCTCTGGTATATTGAGGACGAGAGCACGCCGGTTTCCACGATCATGACCCCGCGTGAGCGATTGGCGACGGGCACCCCGCAGACCAGCTTCGATGAAGCTCTGAAGATTCTTTACACGCACCGCATCGAGAAGCTCCCTCTGGTGGACAGCAATGGTAAGCTTGCCGGCCTCATTACCAAGCAGGACGTGGTGAAGCGCCAGATGTTCACCAACGCCGCCAAGGACGCAAATGGCCAGCTCCGGGTCGGTGCGGCGGTCGGAGTCGGCGAAGACTGTGCTGACCGTGGTGCTGCGCTTGTCGCCGCAGGTGCCGATGCCTTGTTTATTGACGCCGCTACGGGCCACACCACCCGCGTGGCCGATGTGATCCGCCGTCTGCGTGATCGGGTCGGTGGTAATGTCCCGATTGTCGCTGGTAACGTGGTGACCGCAGATGGTGCTCTGCACCTTGTCGAAGCCGGTGCCTCGGCCGTGAAGGTCGGTGTCGGCCCGGGCTCCATCTGCACCACCCGCATCATCTCCGGTGTGGGCATGGCTCAGTTCACCGCGGTGCAGGAAGTCGCTGAAGTCTGTCGTCCGCGAGGTGTCACCGTCATTGCCGATGGTGGTATTCGTTACTCCGGCGACATCGTCAAAGCTCTCGCTGGTGGTGCCGATTGCGTCATGCTCGGCTCCCTCCTTGCTGGCACGGCTGAAAGCCCCGGCAACATGGTCAAGTGGCAGGGCCGCACCTTCAAAGAATACCGCGGCATGGGCAGCCTCAAGGCCATGCGCAAAGGCGCAGGTGACCGCTACGGCCAGAACAGCTCCGGCAAACTTGTCCCTGAAGGCGTCGAGGCCCGCGTGCCGTTCAAAGGCCCGCTTGCCGATGTTGTTTTCCAGCTCATGGGCGGCCTCCGCTCCGGCATGGGTTATGTCGGTGCCAACAACCTCGACGAACTCCGTGCGAATGCTCGCTTCGTCCGCATCACCGCCGGGGGTCTCAAGGAAAGCCACCCACATGACGTGGTCATCACCGAGGAACCGGTGAACTACGAGCCCTCCTAA